A portion of the Hoylesella buccalis ATCC 35310 genome contains these proteins:
- a CDS encoding FecR family protein: MKNTKDREKLFKNIEDMLDHDIDQLTNHEEGASEELGAPEFDMDGVFNNIMKVITQKKHHPIANVLKWTSAAIIVFMLGFSSYYLFLNSSVKHHEIYASKGEKLLVVLPDGTKVFLNSDSKLSYPDRFYDRLREVGLEGEGYFQVAKDARHPFIVRTYDMMVKVTGTKFNIKAYPENKDIVTTLDEGHVLVGKSGKEHTLRSMKPNQQAIYARRTASCAIRNVSSNNGSSDWKNNRLSFINTPMDEVLLTLERNFNVTFIIKENAAKKYSYTFNCSSNDIKEVIETMETITPIRIKKQDEQTYIIN, encoded by the coding sequence ATGAAGAATACAAAAGATAGAGAGAAGCTATTTAAAAATATAGAGGACATGTTAGATCATGACATTGACCAGCTTACCAATCATGAGGAAGGAGCCAGCGAAGAACTTGGTGCACCAGAGTTTGATATGGACGGTGTTTTCAATAACATCATGAAAGTAATCACGCAAAAGAAGCATCATCCAATTGCGAATGTCCTCAAGTGGACATCAGCAGCGATTATTGTCTTTATGCTCGGATTTAGTTCTTATTACCTCTTTCTCAATTCCAGCGTTAAACACCATGAAATCTATGCTTCAAAAGGTGAGAAGTTGCTCGTGGTTCTCCCTGATGGCACAAAGGTATTTCTTAATTCTGACTCTAAACTTAGTTACCCCGATAGGTTTTATGACCGACTCAGGGAAGTTGGACTCGAAGGTGAAGGATATTTCCAAGTCGCCAAAGATGCCAGGCATCCATTCATAGTCAGAACTTACGATATGATGGTGAAGGTTACGGGAACAAAATTTAATATCAAAGCCTATCCAGAAAACAAAGATATCGTAACAACTTTGGATGAAGGACATGTTCTGGTGGGAAAATCAGGTAAGGAACACACCTTACGGTCTATGAAGCCCAACCAACAGGCCATCTATGCACGTAGAACGGCATCATGTGCGATTAGGAACGTGTCGAGCAATAATGGTTCGTCTGATTGGAAAAACAACAGACTGTCTTTCATTAATACGCCGATGGATGAAGTGCTGCTGACGCTCGAACGCAATTTCAATGTCACTTTCATCATCAAAGAGAACGCTGCTAAAAAATACAGCTATACATTCAACTGCAGTTCGAACGATATCAAAGAAGTGATAGAAACAATGGAGACAATCACACCGATAAGAATTAAAAAGCAAGACGAACAAACATATATAATCAATTAA